From the genome of Bos mutus isolate GX-2022 chromosome 2, NWIPB_WYAK_1.1, whole genome shotgun sequence:
TGAGGTCCTTCTCCTTCCAACCAGCCCTCCTGATTCTTCCAACTGCCCccatggagggcaggaggaacaAGAATGTTCCATCAAGATTGTTCTTTTGAGCTTTTCTGGATAGAGTCTTAGGAATAGAGGGTGGCTGGGTGAAGCACTTCTTACAGGCCACAGCATGGTCTGAGAAGTCgtgattttctttctctaaatacTTGAATGTCTTGTCTCTTCTTCGAGCCTGCAGAGTTTGAGATGCTACTGTTTGGTTTCCCGGAGAGAAAGGAGCAAGGCCATGCAGGCGTGCATGTTTTGTCTGGGCAGACTGTGGTTCTCCCATTATATGGTCAGTCCCTGGCCTATTGAAGACTCACTGTCAACCCTCCCCTCCTTTTTCCCTCTCCCAGGCACTGTAGCTTCTGGCACCGAGTCCCTCTTCAAGACCCACATGTGTCCAGAATGCAAGCGCTGCTTCAAGAAGCGAACTCATCTGGTGGAGCACCTACACCTCCACTTCCCAGACCCCAGTCTCCAGTGCCCCAACTGCCAGAAGTTCTTCACCAGTAAGAGCAAGCTTAAGACCCACCTGCTGCGGGAGCTGGGCCAGAAGGCCCACCGCTGCCCGCTGTGCCACTACAGCGCCGTGGAGAGGAATGCCCTCAACCGTCACATGGCCAGCATGCACGAGGACATCTCCAACTTCTACTCGGACACCTACGCCTGTCCTGTCTGCCGGGAGGAGTTCCGCCTCAGCCAGGCCCTGAAGGAGCACCTCAAGAGCCACACCGTGGCCGCCGCGGCCGAGCCACAGCCCCTCCGCTGCTTCCAGGAGGGCTGCGGCCACACGGCACCCGACCGCAAGGCCTTCGTGAAGCACCTGAAGGAGACCCACGGGGTGCGGGCTGTGGAGTGCCGCCACCACTCGTGCCCCATGCTCTTCGCCACGGTGGAAGCCATGGAAGCCCACCATAAGAGCCACTATGCCTTCCACTGCCCCCACTGTGACTTCGCCTGCTCCAACAAGCACCTGTTCCGCAAACACAAGAAGCAGGGCCACCCCGGCAGTGAAGAGCTGCGCTGCACCTTCTGTCCTTTTGCCACCTTCAACCCGGTGGCCTACCAGGACCATGTGGGCAAGATGCACGCTCACGAGAAGATCCACCAGTGCCCTGAGTGCAGCTTTGCCACCGCCCACAAGAGGGTGCTCATCCGCCACATGCTGCTGCACACCGGTGAGGTGGCTTCCCTCGCTCCGTGTAGTGGGGGCGATGGCGGCAAATGGGAGCTTTCCGTGTGTGCCAGGCACATGGTGGGGCTTTGCATACATTGCATAGGACTCATGAGGTAAATCTAGCATCTGAAGTTCACAAATGAGCCTTAAGCTGAAAGTCCATCAACTCAGAAAGTGGTCAGGCTGGGGTTTGAATCCAGGCCCTCTGAcccaggggcttccccggtggctcagacggtaaagcatctacctgcaatgcgggagacctgggttcaatccctgggtcaggaagatcccctggggaaggaaatggcaacccactccagtactcttgcatggaaaattccatggccggaggagcctggtaggctacaatccatggggtcgcaaagagtcggacacgtctgagcaacttcactttcactttcctcagacCCTGTGCTCTTGTGCCTCACCTTTAATGCCCTGGTGGGTTCTGCCCACCCCTAGTCAGGCATGTTTACCTAGCCTGTTAAAGCAAAGAAGCCCAAACCAGGACAGATGCCTGCCTTTGTACCTCAAGTTCTGTGATGTGCTGTGAGAGATGGGGCTGAGGGGACTGAGCCATCCTTATATGTTATAGTCTTGGCAgccatgacactgaaagatgatcaCGTCTCATGACCTGCAAGTTGCAGGTTTTTCAACTCAGACTTTTTAATTGGTTATCAGCATTACTGGTACTTTGAATAAAAACCAAATCAGGCTCCCTGGCTATATAGCATCTGCCCATTTGTGATCTCTATGTAAGTATCGGTGGATTgaccagacatttaaaaaaaatctcatcaaaGATTCTTTAGTTTGGGAGGACGGTTTTTAGGCAGCTTGTGGCAAAGCCATTGTTGTTCCCATTAAACAGTTCATTACTATATAGGCTTTAGTCACAAAATCTCATTTTGGGGGGCCTTTCCTAAAACCTCACATCAATATAGGcgtgttttcttttattgtactTCACTTTATTATTCTTAGCAGATACTAtgttttttataaattgaaggtttgtggcaaccttgcATTGCCaggtgatggttagcattttttagcagtaTTTTTTAATCAAGGCATGCACATTGTTTTGTTAGAATGCTGTTACACAGTTGATAGACTTCAGTGCAGTATatgaacaaaacatttttatgtgtACTGGGAAGCCATAAAATTTGTGTGATTTGCCTTGTTGCAGTATATGCTTTACTGTAATGGTCTGGAACTGAGCCCATAATGTCTCTGAGATGTttgtgaaggcaatggcaccccactccagtactcttgcctggaaaatcccatggatggaggagcctggtaggctgtagtccatggggtcgctaagagtcggacacgactgagcgacttcactttccctttacaGTTTACAGAGTTCTTccatatttattattcataacaATCTTGTGACGGAGGCAGGTGAAGATGAGAGACCCTGAACATTTAAATGGCCTGTTTCAGGATCCCACAGCTGGTATTAGAACCAGAGCCAGCTGGTTGCTTTTCTTTCACCATCAGGGGAGAAGCTGAGTGGGTAGCAGGGGCCTCAGGGAAAGGTGTTGAAAGGAATATGGCCCCAGCCTCACCAGTCAGTGCCAGGTCTTGACCAGCTTACACGGACAGCTCGTCCTGGAGTCCTCTGGGGCATCTTATTTAAACTTTATGTCTACTGTGTGAGGTCAGTATTTTtgtgtccctcccctccccccacctttttgaaaaccaggaaactgagacttagaggGGATAAAtgacctgcccaaggccacacagtagTAAACTGGAATTTCAGCCACTGCCGAATAGCTCTATggtttctctgtgcctcagcttcttcCTCTGTAACATGGGGGAATCAGAACACCTGCCTCgtggggctgttgtgaggattcagtAAGGGGAGGCATTTTTATAAAGTGCTCAGAAAGGCGCCTGGCACGTAGTGAGCACTGTGTAAATGTCAGCTATTAATATCTTTATGACTGTGTTGGACTCCAGAGTTAACCACTATGTCATATTACCtaattttttcctcctcctcttccacaaAACTAAGTGGATTGGGCTAAGTGGAGCAGTTGGCCACCAGTGCCAGTAAGCTGTATAACAAATCTAGAACCAACTTTGAAAaaagctgggtctttgtttccgCCCCTCTTCCCTGGTTTCGGGGTGGAGGCGTGGTCATCCGAGAGGGCCATGGGGCAGTGTTGACTCTGCCATCAGCACCTCAGCTTCCACTCCTGCCAGGCATCAGGGCATCCTCAGTCAGTCCGTGTCTGACCTGTGTCCTCTCCCcattcaccccacccccacaggtgAGAAGCCCCACAAGTGTgaactgtgcgacttcacttgcCGAGACGTGAGCTACCTGTCCAAGCACATGCTGACCCACTCCAGCACCAAGGATTACATGTGCACCGAGTGCGGCTACGTCACCAAGTGGAAGCACTACCTCAGCGTGCACATGCGCAAGCACGCAGGCGACCTCAGGCATGCGCGCACgtgtgcctccctccctccctccctcccccagtgaCCGGGGGTTAAGCTGGCTGAAGTCGGCTCCTAGCCCTGTCTCTCTTCCGGCTCCAAGAGACTCCTCACACCCCTTTGCTCCTGTCATCTCTGTTCCACTGCCTCCAACTGACCTCTGCCTGTGGGCCAGGCTGAGATCTGAGCCCAGTGAGACCTCTCTGGGCTCAGGGAAGGGAGTGCAGACCCAGAGGAGAGGCCCCGAGACTGAGGTGTCATTTGAGCTCTGAGCCCAGTCCTGGTGACATAGATGGGCTATGCTTGTGACCCCGACCTTGGCACTTCCACATCCCGGCAAGTTCCCCTCTGACCGGTGGGTTCAGCTGGCTAGGGAGTCTCTCCTTAGCTTTCACACCTCTGTGGAGAGTGGGAACTCGGTGCAGAAACCTGCCCGAGGGGCTGTAGCCATGTCAGCACCCTGGAAGTCTGCAGAAGTTTGCTGATTCATATCTTCCCTTTAAGGAAGAAACATAGATTAAGAGTTAGAATACAAGCCCTGAAGCTAGACTGTCACTGCCCTTCACTTCCTTTGTAACTTGAGGCAAGTTATTAACTTATATGCCTTAGTCTCCTTACTGATAAAATGGAGATACCTAGTTCATAGGGTAGCAGAAAAGATGATTCAGTTAGAtgacaagggacttccctggcagtgcagtggtcaagactttgtcttccaatgcaccaggtaagggtttgatcccttgttggggaaccaagaccccacatgcctcgcggccaaaaaaacaaaacaaaacagaagcaatattgtaacaaatttaataaagacttttaagaaaatgttttaaatcagaTGACACATGTACAAGTAAATGTGGAACCTGGCCCGTGGTATGAATTTATGAGTGACTGGTAGTGGCTATGATTAACTTAATAATTGTGATCTTTCCCTCTTTGGCAGATACCAGTGCAACCAGTGCTCCTATCGCTGCCACCGGGCTGATCAGCTGAGCAGCCACAAACTGCGGCACCAGGGCAAGTCCCTGATGTGTGAGGTGTGTGCCTTCGCCTGTAAGCGGAAGTACGAGCTGCAGAAGCACATGGCTTCCCAGCACCACCCCGGGACTCCAGTGCCGCTTTACCCCTGCCGCTACTGCAGCTACCAGAGCCGCCACAAGCAGGCGCTGCTGAGCCACGAGAACTGCAAGCATACCCGCCTCCGCGAGTTCCGCTGTGCCCTCTGTGACTACCGCACCTTCAGCAACACCACGCTCTTCTTCCACAAGCGCAAGGCCCATGGCTACGTGCCCGGCGACCAGGTCTGGCAGCTCCGTGGTGCCAGCCAGGAGCCAGAAGGGGCCAGGCAGTGCCCAACACCCTCACCAGACTCAGAGCCTGCAAGTCAACCGTCTGCCCAGCCTGAGGGGCCGGACCATGATCCCGGGGCAGTGATAGACCCCACCCTGATCCAGGCCCTGCCAGAGACCAGCGAGGAGGGCAGTGCTGGGAAACAGGACAGCAGCGAGGTTCCCCAGGGGGATGACGTCGTTGGCAGCCCCAGTCCAGCGGAGGTAGACGAGGGCAGCTGCACACTACACCTCGAGGCCCTGGGAGTTGAGCTGGGACCTGTGGCTGACCCGCCCCTTGAGGAAGTCACCGAAACTGCTGTGGAGTTCAGGCCCCTGGACCCCCCAGGGCCCCTGAGCCTGGAAGGGCCAGAGGGAACTTTGACAGACCTGTCTACCTTTGAGGGTGCTGGAACTTCTGACTTGGGTGCTGAAGAACCCATTCTGGAAAAATCAGGCTCTCAGCCCCCAACCAATCCTCCTTCCTCAGAGGAGCCCCTAGATGGCTGGGTGGGAACCTTCAAGGCAACTACAGCCACCGAGACAGcacccctgccccagctccctgAATCCGAGTCATTACTCAAGGCCCTAAGGAGGCAGGACAAAGAGCAGGCAGAGGCACTGGTACTGGAAGGGCGAGTCCAGATGGTCGTGATTCAGGCAGAGGGGAGAGCTTTCCGCTGCCCACACTGCCCATTCATCACCCGCCGGGAGAAAGCCCTGAGTCTGCACTCCAGGGCTGGGTGCCAGGGCCGCcgagagcccctgctctgccccGAGTGCGGCGCTAGCTTTAAGCAGCAGCGTGGCCTCAGCACACACCTGCTGAAGAAGTGCCCAGTTCTGCTCAGAAAGAACAAGGGCTTGCCCAGACCAGATTCACCCATCATTCTGCAGCCTTTGCCCCCAAGCACCGCGGCCTCAGAGGATGCAGAAGGTGGGAAGCCCCCAGCTGCACCATTAGGAGAAGAGATCGTGCTCCCAAGAGATGCTCCTGAGCCTTCTAGAGAGCCAGAGAAGATAGGGGAGCCTCTTGCCTTGCTCTCTGGCTCTACAGTCCCTCCTGTGGGAGACTCCTTGCCCTCAGAGGCCCCTGAGAAGTTCCACTTTGAGCAGGGCAAGTTTCATTGCAACTCATGTGCGTTCCTCTGCTCTCGCCTCTCCTCCATCACCTCTCACGTGGCTGAGGGCTGCCGGGGTGGACGTGGCTGGGGAGGAAAGCGAGGGGCTGTCCAGACCCAGCCTGCCCTGTCTCCACTGAGCAGCGGGAATTCTGCACCCCTGAGTGGTGGGAGTACAGAGCGCAGCCCAGGGGATGGGGAGCTGGCTCTGCTGCCAAAGCAGAAAGCAGCCCGCTTCTCCTGCCCCACGTGTCCCTTTAGCTGTCAGCAGGAGCGGGCTCTGCGGACTCACCAGACCCGGGGCTGCCCCCTGGAGCCCTCTGGAGAGCTGCGCTGTGGCCTCTGCCCCTTCACTGCTCCCGCTCCTGCTGCTCTGAAGCTCCACCAGAAGCGCCGGCACCCCGCCGCCACCCCGGCCCGAGGCCCCCGGCCCCCTCTGCAGTGCGGGGACTGCGGCTTCACCTGTAAGCAGAGCCGGTGCCTGCAGCAGCACCGACGGCTGAAGCACGAGGGGGTGAAGCCGCATCAGTGCCCCTTCTGTGACTTCTCCACCACCCGACGGTACCGGCTCGAGGCCCACCAGTCCCGACACACAGGGGTTGGCCGCATCCGCTGCAACTCCTGTCCTCAGACGTTCGGAACCAACTCCAAACTGCGCCTGCACCGGCTGAGGGTGCACGACAAAACGCCTACCCACTTCTGTCCCCTCTGTGACTACAGCGGCTACCTCCGCCATGACATCACCCGCCATGTCAACAGCTGCCACCAGGGCACCCCAGCCTTTGCCTGCCCTCAGTGCGAGGCCCAGTTCAGCTCCGAGACCGCACTCAAGCAGCACGCACTGCGCCGGCATCCAGAGCCCACGCTGCCCACCCCCGGCTCTCCGGCGGAGGCCACCGAGGGCCCCCTGCACTGCACCCGCTGCGGGCTGCTGTGCGCCAGCCCCGCCAGCCTACGGGGGCACACCCGGAAGCAGCACCCCCGGCTCGAGTGTGGGGCCTGCCAGGAGGCCTTCCCCAGCCGGCCGGCACTGGACGAGCACCGGAGGCAGCAGCATTTCAGCCACCGCtgccagctctgtgactttgctGCCCGGGAGCGGGTGGGCCTGGTGAAGCACTACTTGGAGCAGCACGAGGAGACTTCCGAGGCAGCGGCAGCCTCAGCCGGGGAGGGGGACTCTGGCCAGCCCCCTCTGCGCTGCCCCTTCTGTGACTTTGCCTGCCGCCACCAGCTGGTGCTCGATCACCACGTGAAAGGGCATGGGGGCACCCGGCTCTACAAGTGCACGGACTGTGCTTACAGCACCAAGAACCGGCAGAAGATCACCTGGCACAGCCGTATCCACACCGGGGAAAAGCCCTACCGCTGTCACCTCTGTCCCTATGCCTGTGCGGACCCCTCTCGCCTCAAGGTAAGGTCAGGGGCCATGGGGTCCAGAAACGGAAGGAAGGCAGCTGCAGCGTTAAAACCACCTAGGCTCTCTAATCCTGATTCTTCCAAGTACTAGCTCTGTGCCTTGAGTCAAGTCCCTTAACTTCTCcaagcctcaggttcctcatctgtgagaAAAGGGGATAATGTTGCATAGCGTTGTTACAAAGGTAGAAttccaggacttcctggtggtccagtggttaagactccgtgctcccagtgcagggggcgtaggctcaatccctggtcagggaactaagatcccccatgccacgtaaccaaaaaaaaaaagaattccgtAATATATGCTTGGCATATGATAAAGGCATGTAATAGGTTGTAGATAATCtagataataatagctaacattttttgATCACTTATACTGTATGTTGGGCATTAATTTTAATCcttatgaaaatatgaaatatagttgctttcactgtttcccattttacagattaataaACTGAGAATTAGGGGTTAGGTTGCCCAAAGACACAGCTAAatgagtggcagagctgagattggGTATACCTGAGACTGGCCAAATGGATCAAGGTGGTGTCCGAGTGACTGGCCTAGGGGACCCGATTGGCAGTGGGGGGGATGGGTCGGCTTGGTGCAGGGAACAGGATTATCTGCCAGCAGTTTCTCTGCCTGTTAGCCCTATTTCCACATCCAGTGAGTACCCATTAGGCACATGTTCTCTGGGTGCTCTCTGCTCTTCTCTCCTCCAGTACCATATGCGGATCCACAAGGAGGAACGGAAGTATCTGTGCCCTGACTGTGGCTACAAGTGCAAGTGGGTCAACCAGCTTAAGTAccacatgactaagcacacaggtgAGTCTGCGTGGTTTCCACGGGCCCGAGGGGCTCCCCTGTGCCCTGGCACACCCAGCCTCCCAGAGCTGGTGTATGTCCTTATGCAGATTTGGGGTGCATATCAGTTTTCACATCAGGGTAGTGGGTCAATTAAAAAGCCAGAATAACTTCCCAACCCACTGAAAGCCTATCAGAATCAGGAGAGGTGAACCTGGGGGTCTGGGCATGTGTGCTTTGCAAAACCTTCCCAGGGGATTGTGGCACACGGTCACCCCCTTCCTGTTGAGAACCCCCAACTTGAGCATGAGGAACCAGATCTACCTGGTTCCTGTCGAAACAGGATGGAACTATCGTGAGTGAGGAGGAGAAAGTAGAGGGCTTGCCTGTCTTAActtgtcctttttttccctcctgagtAGAGTTCACGGACCACATGTTCTCAGAGATGGGTTAATGATGGTATGTCTTGATTGCTGCATATGGCCCACCCTGTAAGGGAATTAACCAGGTGCATTTCAAGACCCTCTGCCTCTATGGATGCCACTACTTTTTACCTCTATCTCTCCCCTCTtaagtattttcttttacttcctgAGTTGAACAAGGAATTGTATTTAAATAGATTCCCAGTTCCATGAGTACTCCAGgaccaaagtgaaagtcgctcagttgtgtccgactctccgcgaccccatggaccgtagcccagcaggctcctctgtccatgggattctccaggcaagaatactggagtgggttgccatttcctcctccaggggatcttcatgactcagggatcgaacccaggtcttccgcactcTAGGCAGagtctctaccatctgagccaccagggaagcccagagttgaTTTCACTTGTCTTGCTTTTCCCCACGACATCCTCGTCTGACCCAGGACCCCACACGACCTTGAGTTGTCATGTCTCCTTGGGCTCCTCTGGGACgcacagtttctcagacttcctgtactttgatgaccttgacaattCTAAGGATTGCTCAGGGATTCTGTGGAAGGTCCCTCAgctgggatttctctggtggttttCTCGTGGTGGCCTTGATGGGGGGGTTTGGGAGGAAGACCCAGGACCAAAACGGGGTTGGAATTCCGCATGTAGAAAACTTAGTATATTTGAGTCTTTATTGCTGTCAGCTGGCTACTTAGGGGTCCAGTTAGTTACCAGCATCCATTGAGCACCCACTGTCTACAAGGGATTGTGTGGAAGAACGGGAGCACATCAGACAGGATCGGAACATGTCAGAGACATGGTCCTTTGTCAGCTGGCTGGCTGCGTTCCTTATGTGCCAGGATCACAGTGGCACTTCTGGTCCATGGATCCTTGTTCCACCTCTTTCAGTGGCAACCcgttccctgtccttcccctgtCCCACAGGACTGAAGCCATACCAGTGTCCCGAGTGTGAGTACTGCACCAACCGGGCCGACGCGCTGCGCGTGCACCAGGAGACACGGCACCGGGAAGCTCGGGCCTTCATGTGCGAGCAGTGTGGCAAAGCCTTCAAGACGCGCTTCCTGCTGCGCACCCACCTGCGCAAGCACAGCGAGGCCAAGCCCTACGTGTGCAACGTGTGCCACCGGGCTTTCCGCTGGGCCGCCGGCCTGCGCCATCACGCCCTCACCCACACCGACCGCCACCCCTTCTTCTGCCGCCTCTGCAGCTACAAGGCCAAGCAGAAGTTCCAGGTGGTCAAGCATGTGCGCAGGCACCACCCTGACCAGGCTGACCCCAACCAAGGCGTGGGCAAAGACCCCACCACTCCCACGGTGCATCTGCACGACGTGCAACTGGAAGACCCTGGCCCGCCCGCTCCTGCTGCTCCGCCCACTGGACCTGAGGGCTGAGCACCCCCACTTCCCAGACACGAGGAGGGTGTGGACCCACGTGCAGACTGGACCCAAACGCTGAGCCCCGACACCTCCCAGACACGAGGAGGGTGTGGACCCGACTGGACCCAGAGCTAGCCCGaggagctcagggctgtgggaGGGGCTGGCTTCAGGGCATAAATGAGGCTGGAACCCTCCTGGGAATCTGGCCCATAGTACTTGGAAGTTGATATAAAAGAGAGACCTGGACCACAAATTGATTTCTGTTGAGGCACACTGTGTTTTTGACCTGtgtgttcttaatttcttcaccaTTGCCCCACCAAAGTCCCTGGCTATAAGATCGTGGATTACCCACTTCATCTCTTTCCTTCTTAACTGTGTCAAGTTCCTATTTCCTCAGCATCCTCAAAACAGTTGTATCTAACCGCATGTGCTGTTGTGCCCCCTGCTCCATAAAGCATGGTTAAATGATTCGTAGCTTATATAGACTCTTCCATGTCCCCGACTTTAATACTGCCAGGCTGTCTCTCAGTGCGCCCTGTCCCCTCTCAGGCCTCCTTCACTCCTTTGTCTCCTTCATCTTCACTGAGTGATTGGTTCTGAAACAGGACCAGGTCTGCCTTCTGTCTGTCATAGAGCCTGAGTTAGCCCTTGCCTGCTCCTTATTTCCAAGTCCCTTTGTCTTCCAGTAGATGGAGGATTGCTACCCATTCAGCCTTCTCGTAGAAGCAGCTTTAATTCAGCAGCATCCTCAGACCAGCTCAGCTGCTGGACTGGAGTTGAAGCACAGGATAGTGGAAGACAGACAGTTGGGGAGGTAAATCTCTCACCCAGAATTCTGTCGGTGCTTCACAGTGACTGTATCATAAATCATCTAAACTGGGACACTGGGAAAATCGAAGAGGgtactattaataattatgctgAGACACCAGACATAAAGCAAGACTATTCCAGGCCAACTCTTTAGGAAGCCTGGGATCACGTaactctctgtcttctccttttacCCTGCCACGTAGAAGTCATACTTCTTAACTCTGTGTAGTGAATCCTGAGGGGCCTGGGAAACCCTGTTTTCCCACTTTTTTCTACCCCACC
Proteins encoded in this window:
- the ZNF142 gene encoding zinc finger protein 142, yielding MMTDTVLDSQPANSTGEMDGLCPELLLIPPPLSNHGILEPVHSPCPGNPPPLPPDPGCLLVEATATEEDTGNMEIIVEAVAGNLSPGAPGETPGVLVKVMEVYFCERCEQSFAEPTLLALHQCTETLMQPVQGLPTPPCSVELPPSNLTLPSPLQGQSPPDSPLPCPVCRQEFAQPQALKSHFKMHWGTPDTFSCPESGCVFSTEDRKELHQHLRLTHRALPVPCSFRGCPLLFGSQQGMELHRQTHYPFHCNRCSFVGSNVKLFRQHQRSHGAGTQQELSAVMGLPSQELLPAPKVPPGTGEPSEETGAPSPGQESVEEEEEERGSQKSSQKALELEGTVASGTESLFKTHMCPECKRCFKKRTHLVEHLHLHFPDPSLQCPNCQKFFTSKSKLKTHLLRELGQKAHRCPLCHYSAVERNALNRHMASMHEDISNFYSDTYACPVCREEFRLSQALKEHLKSHTVAAAAEPQPLRCFQEGCGHTAPDRKAFVKHLKETHGVRAVECRHHSCPMLFATVEAMEAHHKSHYAFHCPHCDFACSNKHLFRKHKKQGHPGSEELRCTFCPFATFNPVAYQDHVGKMHAHEKIHQCPECSFATAHKRVLIRHMLLHTGEKPHKCELCDFTCRDVSYLSKHMLTHSSTKDYMCTECGYVTKWKHYLSVHMRKHAGDLRYQCNQCSYRCHRADQLSSHKLRHQGKSLMCEVCAFACKRKYELQKHMASQHHPGTPVPLYPCRYCSYQSRHKQALLSHENCKHTRLREFRCALCDYRTFSNTTLFFHKRKAHGYVPGDQVWQLRGASQEPEGARQCPTPSPDSEPASQPSAQPEGPDHDPGAVIDPTLIQALPETSEEGSAGKQDSSEVPQGDDVVGSPSPAEVDEGSCTLHLEALGVELGPVADPPLEEVTETAVEFRPLDPPGPLSLEGPEGTLTDLSTFEGAGTSDLGAEEPILEKSGSQPPTNPPSSEEPLDGWVGTFKATTATETAPLPQLPESESLLKALRRQDKEQAEALVLEGRVQMVVIQAEGRAFRCPHCPFITRREKALSLHSRAGCQGRREPLLCPECGASFKQQRGLSTHLLKKCPVLLRKNKGLPRPDSPIILQPLPPSTAASEDAEGGKPPAAPLGEEIVLPRDAPEPSREPEKIGEPLALLSGSTVPPVGDSLPSEAPEKFHFEQGKFHCNSCAFLCSRLSSITSHVAEGCRGGRGWGGKRGAVQTQPALSPLSSGNSAPLSGGSTERSPGDGELALLPKQKAARFSCPTCPFSCQQERALRTHQTRGCPLEPSGELRCGLCPFTAPAPAALKLHQKRRHPAATPARGPRPPLQCGDCGFTCKQSRCLQQHRRLKHEGVKPHQCPFCDFSTTRRYRLEAHQSRHTGVGRIRCNSCPQTFGTNSKLRLHRLRVHDKTPTHFCPLCDYSGYLRHDITRHVNSCHQGTPAFACPQCEAQFSSETALKQHALRRHPEPTLPTPGSPAEATEGPLHCTRCGLLCASPASLRGHTRKQHPRLECGACQEAFPSRPALDEHRRQQHFSHRCQLCDFAARERVGLVKHYLEQHEETSEAAAASAGEGDSGQPPLRCPFCDFACRHQLVLDHHVKGHGGTRLYKCTDCAYSTKNRQKITWHSRIHTGEKPYRCHLCPYACADPSRLKYHMRIHKEERKYLCPDCGYKCKWVNQLKYHMTKHTGLKPYQCPECEYCTNRADALRVHQETRHREARAFMCEQCGKAFKTRFLLRTHLRKHSEAKPYVCNVCHRAFRWAAGLRHHALTHTDRHPFFCRLCSYKAKQKFQVVKHVRRHHPDQADPNQGVGKDPTTPTVHLHDVQLEDPGPPAPAAPPTGPEG